Proteins encoded within one genomic window of Halocatena marina:
- a CDS encoding helix-turn-helix domain-containing protein, which produces MHGEKMIVVSRITVVALAALLVFSSCGLAFASVEPVQQGDTTEYDPADCPLPLLGFDSGNALSTDTGNDLSKYSQSLDRGHSNLVEKLSGSSNGLAIPVWAVLFRYSRYDDSDPLENDVRQQIYDVIERSPGTYISEVSEEVDASRSTVRYHVRILEEEKLIVGEDVRGKHRFYLVGSDDPQLAAALNDDATARVLNAIARLESATVSMLADELDRSPGTVSYHLNRLTDDGLLEQERKGNAVVTRLASEIKAQMLRGSSSISPAKAD; this is translated from the coding sequence ATGCACGGAGAGAAAATGATTGTCGTTTCCCGAATTACGGTCGTAGCACTCGCAGCCTTGCTCGTGTTCAGTTCGTGTGGGCTTGCGTTCGCGTCGGTAGAACCCGTTCAGCAGGGTGACACGACGGAGTATGATCCAGCGGACTGCCCACTCCCCTTACTTGGTTTCGATTCGGGTAATGCTCTGTCCACTGATACCGGGAACGACCTCTCCAAATACTCTCAATCGCTCGACCGAGGACACAGCAATCTCGTCGAGAAGCTTTCGGGTAGTAGCAATGGTCTCGCTATTCCGGTCTGGGCCGTTCTCTTCCGATACAGTCGGTACGACGATTCAGACCCACTCGAAAACGACGTCCGCCAACAGATTTACGACGTGATTGAGCGCTCGCCGGGGACGTACATCTCGGAAGTGAGTGAGGAGGTCGATGCCTCTCGCTCGACAGTCCGGTATCACGTCCGCATTCTTGAGGAGGAGAAACTCATCGTCGGCGAAGATGTTCGAGGGAAACATCGCTTCTATCTCGTCGGAAGCGACGATCCGCAGTTAGCCGCAGCTCTCAATGACGACGCGACTGCGCGCGTGCTCAACGCTATCGCCCGGCTAGAATCGGCGACAGTATCGATGCTCGCAGACGAACTTGATCGTTCGCCTGGAACCGTCTCGTATCATCTCAACCGGCTCACAGACGATGGACTCCTCGAACAAGAGAGAAAGGGCAACGCCGTCGTTACGCGACTCGCGAGCGAAATCAAGGCACAGATGCTGCGCGGAAGCAGCTCCATCTCCCCTGCGAAAGCCGACTGA
- a CDS encoding 5,10-methylenetetrahydromethanopterin reductase — translation MKGIELTPEHPVDRAVELGVAAERAGFDTLFTSCHYNNRDPFVVLSQLARETTKIRLGPGVINPYEIHPVRLASTMATLSEASGGRTIYGIGPGDPSTLQNLGLADQRGLRSVLEAFTTARQLWSGERIDHDGSFQATNAGLNYDAAASPVYVGGEGPHMCRMSAKHADGLLFNGSHPDSIAWAREQVDRGLKERDTEERGPFDLVAYASVSIADDASAAREAARPPVAFITAGAAEPVLDRHAIDRERAETIGEAISAGEFSKAFGTVTDEMIDAFSITGTPETVEQRMRAVLEYADSIVVSAPIGPNIDTAIELAASALDRAHS, via the coding sequence ATGAAGGGCATTGAACTGACACCCGAGCATCCTGTCGATCGCGCCGTCGAACTCGGTGTGGCCGCCGAGCGCGCTGGATTCGACACGCTGTTCACGAGTTGTCACTACAACAACCGTGATCCGTTCGTCGTGCTCTCACAACTCGCCCGCGAAACAACGAAGATTCGACTCGGTCCGGGCGTGATCAACCCATACGAGATCCATCCGGTCAGGCTCGCTTCCACAATGGCGACGCTGTCCGAAGCGAGCGGTGGACGGACTATTTACGGGATCGGGCCGGGTGACCCATCGACACTCCAGAATCTCGGACTGGCCGACCAGCGAGGACTCAGATCGGTGTTGGAGGCGTTCACGACGGCGCGGCAACTCTGGTCGGGCGAACGCATCGACCACGACGGCTCGTTTCAGGCGACGAACGCGGGACTGAACTACGATGCAGCGGCCAGTCCGGTGTACGTCGGCGGAGAAGGACCACACATGTGCCGAATGAGTGCAAAACACGCCGACGGACTGTTGTTCAACGGATCACACCCCGATAGCATCGCGTGGGCACGGGAACAAGTTGATCGCGGACTCAAAGAGCGTGACACCGAAGAGCGCGGTCCGTTCGATCTCGTCGCGTACGCGAGTGTCTCAATCGCAGACGACGCCTCGGCAGCGCGAGAGGCTGCTCGTCCACCGGTCGCGTTCATCACCGCGGGTGCTGCTGAACCGGTACTCGATCGCCACGCGATCGATAGAGAGCGTGCGGAGACGATCGGCGAGGCAATCAGTGCAGGCGAGTTCTCAAAGGCATTCGGCACCGTCACCGACGAAATGATAGATGCGTTCAGCATCACCGGCACGCCAGAAACAGTCGAACAGCGGATGCGTGCGGTGCTTGAATACGCCGATAGCATCGTCGTTTCGGCTCCGATCGGACCAAATATCGATACAGCGATCGAGCTAGCAGCAAGCGCGCTCGATCGAGCACACAGTTAG
- a CDS encoding coenzyme F420-0:L-glutamate ligase produces the protein MNVFAVPDLPEIRPGDDIGALIRERVDVQPNDVVCIASTIVSKAEGRTMDLDSVVAGDRAVEIATRLARLTDDEKDPRFAQVVLDESVDLVMDAPFLLTETQFGHITVNAGIDRSNVPDADLLLLPSDPNTSAVSLHESLGAPVIVTDTCGRPFRFGQRGVAIGWAGMPASRDWRGEYDRNGHELEVTVESVVDELAATANLVSGEGDGGTPVIVIRDFEFGEHEGSDNLFREYESDFIRQALQEWEFER, from the coding sequence ATGAACGTGTTCGCGGTACCCGATCTACCGGAAATTCGTCCGGGAGACGATATTGGGGCACTGATTCGAGAGCGAGTAGACGTTCAGCCGAACGATGTTGTATGCATTGCGAGCACTATTGTCTCGAAGGCTGAAGGTCGGACGATGGATCTCGACAGCGTGGTTGCGGGTGATCGGGCTGTCGAGATAGCGACACGGCTCGCTCGACTCACCGATGACGAGAAAGATCCACGGTTCGCGCAGGTCGTTCTCGACGAATCGGTTGATCTCGTGATGGACGCGCCATTCTTACTCACGGAGACACAGTTCGGCCACATCACTGTCAACGCGGGAATCGACCGATCGAACGTCCCTGACGCTGATCTCTTGTTGCTCCCGTCCGATCCGAACACGAGCGCAGTCAGTCTTCACGAATCACTCGGTGCTCCAGTCATCGTCACAGACACGTGTGGACGACCGTTCCGGTTCGGTCAGCGTGGCGTTGCGATCGGGTGGGCAGGAATGCCAGCAAGCCGTGACTGGCGCGGCGAGTACGACCGCAACGGCCACGAACTCGAAGTAACAGTCGAGTCGGTCGTCGACGAACTCGCTGCCACAGCGAATCTCGTGAGCGGAGAAGGTGACGGTGGAACGCCAGTTATCGTGATCCGAGACTTCGAATTCGGCGAACACGAAGGGAGCGACAACCTCTTTCGGGAGTACGAAAGCGATTTCATCAGACAGGCACTCCAGGAATGGGAGTTCGAACGATGA
- a CDS encoding metallophosphoesterase family protein, with product MRVAIISDTHIPSRASEIPDWVCEEIRRADHTIHAGDFDSQETFESVRELADNVTVVRGNMDPQIGLREVETVDLGGVRFVVTHGTGSLDDYERRIANIVTEHAADSTVGVCGHTHQLMDTTVDGIRLLNPGSATGAAPASTASMLVADVEDGDIDVTTKDNT from the coding sequence ATGCGCGTTGCAATCATCAGCGACACCCACATCCCTTCCCGGGCAAGTGAGATCCCAGACTGGGTGTGTGAGGAGATACGAAGAGCGGATCATACGATCCACGCTGGCGACTTTGACTCACAGGAGACGTTCGAATCCGTCCGCGAACTGGCGGACAATGTGACCGTCGTTCGTGGGAACATGGATCCGCAGATTGGTCTTCGGGAGGTCGAAACCGTCGATCTCGGTGGCGTCCGATTCGTCGTCACTCACGGCACCGGGTCACTGGACGACTACGAGAGACGAATCGCCAACATCGTGACAGAACACGCAGCGGATTCGACGGTCGGCGTGTGTGGGCATACCCACCAACTCATGGATACGACGGTTGACGGAATCCGTCTGCTGAATCCGGGGAGCGCGACAGGAGCAGCCCCGGCGTCAACAGCGTCGATGTTGGTGGCCGATGTCGAAGACGGCGATATCGATGTCACAACAAAAGACAACACGTAA
- a CDS encoding NUDIX domain-containing protein: MDETHVVTCFLRNRASVLLLRRSEAVGTYTGLWGGVAGYAEGAPDELARQEIAEETGLEENVTLVRAGDPLSVVDADLSTEWIVHPSLFDCDSRVVETNEETTEYEWVSPTEILHRETVPGLWMAYERIAPSVETIADDRNHGSDYLSIRALEVLRDRAASREHEHGNKDRESLTALARRLRDTRPSMTVIENRINRLVSEADETVSSTTATRAIDRALTRGDAAAAAAADRLTDASVLTLSRSGTVRKTLERLDGEVFIAESRPGGEGIPVAESLAETTDVTLLPDSTITHALSTASVDAVLVGADTVLADGSVVNKVGTRGTALAATYEDVPVYVVTAADSIANDTGINGVDRTRIDLEPNEPSAVYDGNADIDVLAPTFDVTPADCVTVITEDGPQSATDIERIADRHREYAEWSEE, from the coding sequence ATGGACGAAACACACGTCGTGACGTGTTTCCTCCGCAACCGTGCATCGGTGCTGCTCCTCCGTCGCAGCGAGGCCGTCGGTACCTATACTGGACTGTGGGGTGGTGTCGCCGGATACGCAGAAGGCGCGCCGGACGAACTCGCTCGTCAGGAAATCGCAGAAGAGACCGGGCTTGAAGAGAACGTGACCCTTGTTCGTGCTGGCGATCCTCTCTCGGTCGTTGATGCGGATCTCAGTACGGAGTGGATCGTCCACCCGTCTCTGTTCGATTGTGATTCGCGTGTGGTCGAGACGAACGAGGAAACAACCGAGTACGAATGGGTGTCGCCAACTGAAATTCTCCATCGCGAGACGGTCCCCGGTCTCTGGATGGCTTACGAGCGAATCGCGCCCTCTGTCGAAACCATTGCGGATGATCGAAACCACGGCTCGGACTATCTCTCGATCCGTGCATTGGAAGTCCTACGCGATCGGGCAGCGAGTCGAGAGCACGAACACGGGAACAAGGATCGAGAGTCGCTCACAGCACTCGCCCGCCGTTTGCGCGATACCCGTCCGAGTATGACAGTTATCGAAAACCGCATCAATCGGCTCGTGTCCGAGGCGGACGAAACGGTTTCGTCCACGACTGCAACACGCGCGATAGACCGAGCGCTCACCCGCGGCGACGCTGCCGCAGCGGCGGCCGCCGACCGACTCACAGATGCGTCTGTGCTCACGCTCTCGCGTTCAGGAACCGTCAGAAAAACGCTCGAACGGCTCGATGGAGAGGTCTTCATCGCCGAATCCCGACCCGGAGGAGAGGGCATTCCGGTCGCGGAATCGCTCGCAGAGACGACCGACGTAACCCTTCTTCCGGATTCGACGATCACACACGCGCTCTCGACCGCGAGTGTGGATGCAGTGCTCGTCGGTGCAGACACCGTCCTCGCGGACGGCAGCGTCGTGAACAAAGTCGGCACGCGAGGAACAGCACTCGCGGCCACATACGAAGACGTGCCAGTGTACGTAGTGACAGCAGCCGATTCGATCGCTAATGATACTGGCATCAATGGTGTGGATCGTACTCGTATTGATCTCGAACCGAACGAGCCATCAGCTGTCTACGATGGAAACGCCGATATCGACGTGCTCGCGCCCACATTCGACGTGACACCCGCCGATTGCGTGACCGTCATCACCGAAGATGGTCCGCAGTCAGCGACTGATATCGAACGGATTGCCGATCGGCACCGCGAGTACGCCGAATGGAGTGAGGAGTAA
- a CDS encoding phosphotransferase family protein: protein MKRDVYNELGAQFSTHRIVRQLHAVPPHEVYEIVVDGRHAVYKGDTGPTGNAAIEGRVIAFVDEHTSVPVPEILLLEDDYFIAAWHSDAPTPERDVDETWADAAGRLLATLHDETTSLIDEYGRFRSDNDAISVVGYENWQTAAIAYLRRRREIIAQYGHADVADAVINFLNDHPDAFSGVDDPVCCHGWATPEHVSVADGRAVCVIDFEHAIAAPSEFDYWRTVLPTFAQASSPSNGHCPQTAFRSGYESVRSFPDGFERRAPLFVVLHEIYFFESLYVQNQHSPEKTDERAEWLRKRVFEALETLS from the coding sequence ATGAAACGAGACGTGTACAACGAACTCGGAGCACAGTTTTCTACTCACCGAATCGTGCGTCAACTGCACGCTGTACCGCCACACGAGGTTTACGAAATTGTTGTGGATGGCCGGCACGCTGTCTACAAAGGCGACACTGGACCGACGGGAAATGCTGCCATCGAGGGGCGCGTGATCGCGTTTGTCGATGAGCACACGTCCGTTCCGGTCCCCGAAATCCTGTTACTCGAAGACGATTATTTCATCGCCGCGTGGCACTCAGACGCACCAACGCCCGAACGAGACGTCGATGAGACGTGGGCAGACGCCGCTGGCCGACTGCTCGCAACGCTGCACGACGAAACCACTTCACTCATCGACGAGTATGGCCGCTTTCGATCAGACAATGACGCTATTTCGGTCGTCGGCTATGAGAACTGGCAGACGGCCGCAATTGCGTATCTCCGTCGTCGTCGAGAGATCATCGCACAGTACGGACACGCCGATGTTGCGGATGCTGTTATCAATTTCTTGAACGACCATCCCGACGCGTTTTCCGGCGTAGACGATCCTGTCTGCTGTCACGGGTGGGCAACACCGGAACACGTTTCGGTCGCTGATGGTCGGGCCGTCTGTGTCATAGACTTCGAGCACGCAATCGCGGCGCCGAGCGAGTTCGACTACTGGCGGACCGTTCTCCCGACGTTTGCTCAGGCCAGTTCCCCATCGAACGGGCACTGTCCACAGACGGCGTTTCGATCGGGATATGAGTCTGTCCGATCGTTTCCCGATGGATTCGAGCGCCGAGCTCCACTTTTCGTCGTTCTCCACGAAATCTATTTCTTCGAATCCCTTTACGTACAGAACCAGCACAGTCCGGAGAAAACTGACGAACGTGCAGAGTGGCTCCGAAAGCGTGTCTTCGAAGCATTAGAAACGCTCTCGTAG
- the ddh gene encoding D-2-hydroxyacid dehydrogenase has protein sequence MHAAVHDSIAFSFDPQQVADYLEANGLESTIVESGSSVAEYDVVVTFGHEETLFEAPWVHCIRAGIDEFPTDRYAETDTKLTHSPGIHATTIGETVAGMMLSFARRLHRYRDNQHENAWRVESYDAAFTLADETVCVVGLGTLGEGVALRANALGMDVVGVRRRPKPVSGVDSVFLPDDLSDAIADARFVVLCVPLTEDTEAMIGANEFQAMRDDAYLINVARGPVVDENALLNALESGDIAGAGLDAHTEEPLPADSPLWDKEEVILTPHVGALTDSYHEDVGALVVANAERIQRGETMFDRVA, from the coding sequence ATGCACGCTGCCGTTCACGACTCCATCGCGTTCAGCTTTGATCCACAGCAGGTCGCTGACTACCTCGAAGCAAACGGACTCGAAAGCACGATTGTCGAAAGTGGATCGTCTGTCGCGGAGTACGACGTGGTCGTCACGTTCGGGCACGAAGAGACGCTCTTCGAAGCGCCGTGGGTTCACTGCATCCGCGCCGGTATCGACGAATTTCCAACCGATCGCTACGCCGAGACGGACACAAAACTCACACACAGCCCTGGTATTCACGCCACGACGATCGGTGAAACTGTCGCTGGGATGATGCTCTCGTTTGCTCGCCGGTTGCACCGCTACCGCGACAACCAACACGAGAATGCGTGGCGCGTCGAATCGTACGACGCTGCCTTTACACTCGCAGACGAGACGGTCTGTGTCGTCGGTCTCGGGACGCTCGGCGAGGGCGTAGCGCTTCGAGCAAACGCACTCGGAATGGACGTCGTCGGTGTCCGCCGTCGACCCAAACCCGTCTCGGGCGTCGACAGTGTGTTCCTTCCCGACGATCTCTCGGATGCCATTGCTGATGCCAGGTTCGTTGTTCTCTGTGTCCCGCTGACCGAAGACACCGAAGCAATGATTGGCGCAAACGAGTTCCAAGCGATGCGCGACGACGCCTACCTCATCAACGTCGCTCGCGGACCGGTTGTCGACGAAAATGCCCTCCTCAACGCGCTCGAATCGGGAGATATCGCTGGTGCAGGACTCGATGCACACACCGAGGAACCGCTTCCGGCTGACTCTCCATTGTGGGATAAAGAGGAAGTCATCCTCACACCGCACGTCGGGGCACTCACAGACTCGTATCACGAAGACGTGGGCGCGCTCGTCGTGGCGAACGCAGAACGGATCCAGCGAGGGGAAACAATGTTCGATCGAGTCGCTTGA
- the nth gene encoding endonuclease III yields MTAEAIVDRLAGIYTTADFPVENIGQTNSQESASSSAGSDTAAQHNRDAFECLVRTILSQNTSDTASQPAHDALMDRYAEDEINSDLAGALAEAAQSTLAATISSAGLYNQKSKTIIRIATRVIDAYGSTQAFDEFVKEEPYHDVRETLLDMNGVGPKTADCVLLFAGGRTGVFPVDTHVHRIYRRLGIAPPDADHEDVRQVLERDVPDEKCGFGHTASIQFGRDYCTARSPACTGDTDCPLEDRCEQVGIRETEIVDPADTLESF; encoded by the coding sequence ATGACCGCCGAGGCGATCGTGGATCGGCTGGCCGGAATCTACACTACTGCGGATTTTCCCGTAGAAAACATCGGACAGACTAACTCACAGGAATCTGCGTCTTCGAGTGCGGGCTCGGATACGGCCGCACAGCACAACCGAGACGCCTTCGAGTGTCTCGTCCGCACAATCCTCAGCCAGAACACGAGCGATACGGCGAGCCAACCCGCACACGACGCGCTGATGGATCGATACGCAGAAGACGAGATCAATTCTGATCTCGCGGGCGCATTGGCCGAAGCAGCACAATCGACGCTGGCAGCAACGATCTCGTCTGCGGGACTGTATAATCAAAAATCGAAGACGATTATCCGTATTGCAACGCGAGTGATCGATGCGTACGGGAGCACCCAAGCGTTTGATGAGTTCGTGAAAGAAGAGCCGTACCACGATGTTCGGGAGACGCTCCTCGATATGAACGGAGTCGGACCGAAAACGGCCGACTGTGTCCTCCTGTTCGCTGGCGGCCGCACTGGAGTTTTTCCGGTCGATACGCACGTCCACCGCATCTACCGTCGTCTCGGTATTGCACCCCCCGATGCCGACCACGAGGACGTTCGTCAGGTGCTCGAACGAGACGTTCCAGACGAGAAGTGTGGATTCGGTCACACCGCGAGCATCCAGTTCGGGCGCGACTACTGCACCGCCAGATCACCAGCGTGTACTGGCGATACTGATTGTCCATTAGAAGATCGCTGCGAGCAGGTTGGTATCCGTGAAACGGAAATTGTCGATCCAGCAGACACACTCGAGTCGTTCTAA
- a CDS encoding 3-dehydroquinate synthase II: MTRAVWLKADDEVGDWDARRRRITTGLEAGVDWVLVDREDVEQVRELGQVNVAAFGTNDRRISESDDEADESDRAKPDATIVGKDSEGDGTLDLPGEHSGSADISRLQRANGHTSGVFVRIREQAYESFAETAAADAEYTIVVGEDWKIIPLENLIARIGDETTLIAGVQTADEARTAFETLEHGADAVLLDTDDPDEIRKTVQTRDAAERETLDLVWATVTAIEQTSSADRVCVDTGNLFEHDEGMLVGSMSRGLFFVHAETAESPYVASRPFRVNAGAVHAYVRTPDGSTKYLSELKSGDEVQVVDTEGNTRETVVGRAKIERRPMFRVQAEVNGDMIETLLQNAETIKVATADGRKSVTDLAVDDEVLVYYEDTARHFGETVEESIIEK, encoded by the coding sequence ATGACACGCGCCGTCTGGCTCAAAGCAGACGACGAGGTCGGTGATTGGGATGCGCGACGGAGACGCATCACCACCGGTCTGGAAGCTGGCGTCGACTGGGTGCTCGTCGACCGCGAAGACGTAGAACAGGTTCGGGAACTCGGACAGGTGAATGTCGCCGCCTTTGGAACGAACGATCGGCGGATTTCTGAATCCGACGACGAAGCTGATGAATCCGACCGTGCAAAACCGGATGCGACCATCGTTGGAAAAGATAGTGAGGGTGATGGAACACTTGATCTCCCGGGCGAACACTCCGGATCAGCGGATATTTCGAGGCTACAACGCGCCAATGGACACACGAGCGGCGTCTTCGTCCGCATCCGCGAGCAGGCCTACGAATCCTTCGCAGAGACAGCCGCAGCCGACGCCGAGTACACGATCGTCGTCGGTGAGGACTGGAAGATCATCCCGCTCGAAAACCTGATCGCACGCATCGGTGACGAGACAACGCTCATTGCTGGAGTACAGACCGCAGACGAAGCACGAACGGCATTCGAGACGCTCGAACACGGAGCAGATGCCGTCCTCCTCGACACGGACGATCCCGACGAGATTCGAAAAACAGTCCAAACCCGCGATGCGGCCGAGCGCGAGACGCTCGATCTTGTGTGGGCGACAGTGACCGCGATCGAACAGACCAGTTCAGCCGACCGGGTCTGTGTTGATACCGGGAATCTCTTCGAACACGATGAGGGAATGCTCGTCGGAAGCATGAGCCGTGGACTGTTTTTCGTTCACGCAGAGACTGCCGAGTCCCCATACGTTGCATCACGTCCGTTCCGGGTCAATGCGGGCGCGGTCCACGCGTACGTCCGCACCCCCGATGGAAGCACCAAGTATCTCTCTGAGCTCAAGAGTGGCGATGAGGTACAGGTCGTCGATACAGAGGGCAACACCCGCGAAACCGTCGTTGGGCGGGCGAAGATCGAACGACGACCGATGTTTCGCGTGCAAGCTGAAGTCAACGGCGATATGATCGAAACGCTGCTCCAGAACGCAGAAACCATCAAAGTCGCCACCGCCGACGGCCGAAAATCGGTCACCGATCTCGCGGTCGATGATGAAGTGCTCGTCTACTACGAGGATACCGCCCGCCACTTCGGTGAAACCGTCGAGGAAAGCATCATCGAGAAATAA
- a CDS encoding HAD family hydrolase: protein MPITTVLFDLDETICEHPRSGEDRLNAAFERADIEPFFDTADIRRWLPKINEDNDLEFRRALFRAIAREKQRDLHIASDLVDAYREPDPTRVQFLPGAKQVLETFASDYRLGLVTNGPRETQQLKLDALDITDAFDTTIFSEPGRPVKPDTEPFERALTLLDASPQTSVHVGNSIRSDVAGANAAGLHSVWVPRPASIVDREQTSVIPDETIETLSQLPAVVSES, encoded by the coding sequence ATGCCGATTACCACAGTCCTGTTCGATCTCGACGAGACAATCTGTGAACACCCGAGATCGGGTGAGGACCGTCTGAATGCGGCGTTCGAGCGCGCCGATATCGAACCATTTTTCGATACCGCCGACATCCGACGATGGCTCCCAAAGATCAACGAGGATAACGATCTCGAATTCCGACGTGCACTCTTTCGAGCCATCGCTCGTGAGAAACAGCGAGATCTGCATATCGCGTCGGATCTCGTGGACGCGTACAGAGAGCCTGACCCGACGCGTGTTCAGTTTCTCCCTGGAGCCAAGCAAGTGCTCGAAACGTTCGCGTCAGACTACCGACTCGGTTTGGTGACGAACGGCCCCCGAGAAACACAACAGTTGAAGCTCGACGCCCTCGATATTACAGACGCATTCGACACGACGATTTTCTCGGAACCGGGACGTCCCGTGAAACCGGACACCGAACCGTTCGAGCGCGCACTCACACTGCTGGATGCTTCCCCACAAACGTCGGTCCACGTCGGCAATTCGATCAGATCCGACGTGGCCGGAGCGAACGCAGCCGGTCTCCACTCGGTGTGGGTACCACGACCGGCATCGATCGTGGATCGAGAGCAGACGAGCGTGATTCCAGACGAAACGATCGAAACGCTCTCGCAACTTCCCGCAGTAGTAAGTGAATCATAA
- a CDS encoding 2-amino-3,7-dideoxy-D-threo-hept-6-ulosonate synthase, with translation MTTGVRARLNRIGTEGRYVMVPMDHGITLGAVDGLERIERTIDAVTRGGADCVLTQKGIAPRVHGNTNGAGYVVHLNGSTVSGPDTNDKRITGTVKEAIQLGADAVSMHINVGSVHEPKQIEDLARITENATEYGLPVLAMTYARGPDVDEHDAEALGHAVRLGEELGADIVKTAYSGDTESFERVVASTALPVVIAGGKPDSDRASLEAVRGAMDAGAAGVSMGRTIFQHDDPEAITRAVAGVVHEDLSAEEALQQAELMIEA, from the coding sequence ATGACTACCGGAGTACGAGCACGTCTCAATCGAATTGGAACAGAGGGACGATACGTTATGGTCCCCATGGATCATGGTATCACACTCGGGGCCGTCGACGGCCTCGAACGCATCGAGCGAACCATCGATGCCGTCACTCGGGGTGGAGCGGACTGCGTCCTCACACAGAAAGGAATCGCACCACGCGTCCACGGAAACACGAACGGAGCGGGCTACGTCGTTCACCTGAACGGTTCGACCGTCTCTGGACCGGACACAAATGATAAACGCATTACCGGAACGGTAAAGGAAGCCATCCAGCTCGGTGCGGATGCGGTCTCGATGCACATCAACGTCGGAAGCGTCCACGAACCCAAACAGATCGAGGATCTCGCCCGTATCACTGAGAACGCCACGGAGTACGGTCTTCCCGTTCTGGCGATGACCTACGCACGCGGACCGGATGTCGACGAACACGATGCCGAAGCGCTCGGACACGCTGTCCGTCTCGGAGAGGAACTCGGTGCTGATATCGTTAAAACAGCCTACAGCGGAGACACAGAGAGCTTCGAACGCGTCGTCGCATCCACCGCTCTACCTGTCGTCATCGCTGGTGGAAAGCCCGACTCTGACCGCGCATCGCTTGAGGCGGTTCGTGGCGCAATGGACGCCGGGGCGGCAGGCGTCTCAATGGGCCGAACCATCTTCCAGCACGACGACCCGGAAGCTATTACTCGGGCGGTTGCTGGCGTCGTCCACGAAGATCTCTCGGCCGAGGAAGCACTACAACAGGCCGAGCTGATGATCGAAGCGTAA